The stretch of DNA TCTTTTAAATCGGATATACAAATTATTTATGATTTAGAATTTAGGTCAGATTCGACACAAGCTGTAAAAAGTAATGAAACGCTGTGTTTGTATATTGGTGAAAAGCGATCTGTTTTTCAGGCCGAAAAGAAATATAAAGTAGATTCCATAGTTGCCAGTCAAAAAGTTACGATACTCCCTTCCAAACCTATGTTTAGGGTTAATAATGTAATCTTTAAAAATTTAAAAAAATCACAGCTTACTTTTAGTGAAGCAATAGATAAGATTGTTTTTGGTTATGAGGAGCCGCTGGATATGAAGTGGAAGTTAGGAACTGATAAAAAAACGATTTTGACTTACGAATGTTATAAGGCTGAAACTACATTTCGTGGAAGAAACTATACGGTTTGGTATACCAAGGATATTGCAATCCCTGATGGTCCCTATAAGTTTGCCGGCTTACCGGGGTTAATTCTGGAAGTATATGATGATAAAGATAATTTTCATTATAAATTATTACAAATAATCAATCGTCCGAAAGAAATTTTATACAATACGAATATCCGTTTAGTAGATAGAAAAAAATTGTTAGAATCTAAAATTAGCCACGCTCAGAAAGATTTAAAAACTGTAATTAGATTCAACCCTATTGAAAAGACAGTTAATTTATAAAATAGAGTATTTGATAAGAAAATAGGTGTTTTTCATTTAGAATATAATTTTAATAATAATGTTGGTAATGTTGATTCTGATCCTTATGGTAAGGAAAGGATAATGAAAAAGCGGTATAGATCATCTACACCGCTTTGATTATATTATTTTTCAAGCTGTTTGTAGCTTCTTTGAATAAAATCAGTAAGGTCTTTTCCTTTCAGTAGGTTCTGAGAAAGCTTAGCCAGATCCAAAGCATATTTGATAAGGCTTTCTTTTTCTTCTGTATTGTCTGTTTTTAAAATTTGGTTCGCAAATTCACTATTGGAGTTGACTACCAAATTATACATTTCAGGGAAGCTTCCCATTCCAAACATTCCGCCTCCGCCGGTAGCCTGCATATCTTTCATTCTACGCATGAACTCTGGCTGTGTGATTGTAAACGGAGCATCGTTGCTGTCCAGGTCTTCAAGCTGTACAGTAAATTTAGTATCATTAATGGTTTCCTCTACGTTCTTTTTTAATGATTCCTTTTCAGTGTCATTTAGCTTAGAAATGACAGGCTCATCCTTTTTAATCAGGTTGTTAACATGATCTGCATCTACTCTTACGAAAGAGATTTTCTCTTTAGAACCTTCCAGTTTTTGGATCACATGAGGAATAATAGGAGAATCTAAAAGAAGAACTTCATAGCCTTTCTCTTTTGCAGACTGGATATAGCTGTGCTGCTCGTCAGCATTAGATGCATAAAGAATGATCAGGTTACCGTCTTTATCTGTCTGTGTTGGCTTGATTTTGTCTGTCAACTCATTCCATAAGAAGTATTTTCCGTCAACAGTAGGGTATAAAGCAAACTTGTCTGATTTTTCATAGAACTTCTCTTCGGAAATCATTCCGTACTCAATGACAATTTTGATATCATTCCACTTTTTCTCAAAATCTTCACGATTCTCATTGATCAGTGAAGCCATTTTATCTGCTACTTTTTTGGTGATGTAAGAAGATATTTTCTTTACTGCACCATCTGCCTGTAAGTAAGAACGGGAAACATTCAGCGGGATGTCCGGAGAATCAATTACACCTCGAAGAAGCATAAGGAAATCAGGTACGATTCCTTTGACTTCATCCGTCACAAATACCTGATTTTGATAAAGCTGAATTTTATCTTTTTCGATATTCAGATTGTTACCCAGTTTAGGGAAGAATAAAATCCCCGTAAGATTAAATGGATAATCTACATTCAGGTGAATATTAAATAAAGGCTCTTCAAACTGCATAGGATACAGCTCATGATAGAACTTTATATAATCCTCACTGGTAAGATCGCTTGGTGCAATAGTCCATGCCGGATCCGGATTATTGATGATGTTATCTATTTCTTCCGTTTCTGCAACAGTACCTTCCGGTGCGTCTTCCGGCAATGGAAGAGTATGAGTTTTGGTTCCGAATTTAATCGGAACAGGCATAAATTTATTATACTTTAAAAGTAATTCTCTAATTTTTGATTCTTCCAGGAACTCTGTAGAATCTTCAGCAATATGAAGAATGATTTCAGTTCCTCTATCAGTTTTATCTGCTTCTTCCAGGGTAAACTGTGGACTTCCATCACATGTCCAGCGAACAGCAGTGGATCCTTCACGATAAGATTTGGTAAGGATTTCCACTTTTTCGGCAACCATAAATGCGGAATAAAATCCTAATCCGAAATGTCCGATAATCCCTGAATCTTTTGCCGAATCTTTATATTTTTCCAAGAACTCTTCAGCTCCGGAAAAAGCGACCTGGTTAATATATTTTTCAACCTCTTCTGCAGTCATCCCGATTCCTTGGTCAATGATGCGGATAGTTTTCTCATCTTTATTAACCTGTACTTCGATCTTAGGATTTCCGTACTCTACTTTTGCCTCACCAATACTTGTTAAGTGTTTTAATTTTAAAGTGGCATCAGTGGCATTTGAAATTAATTCTCTTAAAAATATTTCGTGATCACTGTAAAGAAACTTTTTGATAAGTGGAAAAATATTTTCCACAGAAACATTAATATTTCCTTTAGTCATAATAATTTAGTTTTGATTTGCTTAATTCTTCTCAAAAAAAATACCATGTAAAAGAAAGTGACAGATTGACAGGAAGAATTAATTAAAAGATTATTGGATAAACGTCATGAACACATTTTACATGAATACGTTTTACAAAAAATATCACTAGGAGCGGACTAAAGTCCGCTTATGTTTAATAAAGCGGGTCATTAATTTGGCTTTAGCCAAAATTTAGCCCACGGCATAAAATTAAAAACAAAAGACAGCCCAAAGGCTGTCTTTGCATATTGTAAAATTGAAAAAACTTATTTAGCTTTATTTTTCAATTCTTCTTTAATTTTGTTTTCCAATTCTTCGGAAAGCTCAGGATTGTCTTTTAAAACATCTTTTACCGCATCACGGCCTTGTCCAAGTTTTGTTTCTTCATAGCTGAACCAAGAACCGCTTTTCTTTACAATTCCTAATTCTACAGCCTGATCAAGA from Chryseobacterium piperi encodes:
- a CDS encoding GLPGLI family protein — translated: MKKIYCGILLLNFLVFFAQKISFKSDIQIIYDLEFRSDSTQAVKSNETLCLYIGEKRSVFQAEKKYKVDSIVASQKVTILPSKPMFRVNNVIFKNLKKSQLTFSEAIDKIVFGYEEPLDMKWKLGTDKKTILTYECYKAETTFRGRNYTVWYTKDIAIPDGPYKFAGLPGLILEVYDDKDNFHYKLLQIINRPKEILYNTNIRLVDRKKLLESKISHAQKDLKTVIRFNPIEKTVNL
- the htpG gene encoding molecular chaperone HtpG, whose protein sequence is MTKGNINVSVENIFPLIKKFLYSDHEIFLRELISNATDATLKLKHLTSIGEAKVEYGNPKIEVQVNKDEKTIRIIDQGIGMTAEEVEKYINQVAFSGAEEFLEKYKDSAKDSGIIGHFGLGFYSAFMVAEKVEILTKSYREGSTAVRWTCDGSPQFTLEEADKTDRGTEIILHIAEDSTEFLEESKIRELLLKYNKFMPVPIKFGTKTHTLPLPEDAPEGTVAETEEIDNIINNPDPAWTIAPSDLTSEDYIKFYHELYPMQFEEPLFNIHLNVDYPFNLTGILFFPKLGNNLNIEKDKIQLYQNQVFVTDEVKGIVPDFLMLLRGVIDSPDIPLNVSRSYLQADGAVKKISSYITKKVADKMASLINENREDFEKKWNDIKIVIEYGMISEEKFYEKSDKFALYPTVDGKYFLWNELTDKIKPTQTDKDGNLIILYASNADEQHSYIQSAKEKGYEVLLLDSPIIPHVIQKLEGSKEKISFVRVDADHVNNLIKKDEPVISKLNDTEKESLKKNVEETINDTKFTVQLEDLDSNDAPFTITQPEFMRRMKDMQATGGGGMFGMGSFPEMYNLVVNSNSEFANQILKTDNTEEKESLIKYALDLAKLSQNLLKGKDLTDFIQRSYKQLEK